In a single window of the Lagenorhynchus albirostris chromosome 19, mLagAlb1.1, whole genome shotgun sequence genome:
- the ZNF567 gene encoding zinc finger protein 567 isoform X2: MLYMDVMLENYCHLVSVGCHMTKPDVILKLERGEEPWTSFTGHTCLEEKWKAEDFLVKFKEQQDKFSRSVVLINHKKLIKENSSAYEKTFTLSKNPINSKNLPPEYDTHGKIFKNVSELIISNLSPTRKRLSEHNGYGKSLLNTKPETAHSGGKSHNQCGRTVSHNEMIMQYHEMETSAQSFGYNDCEKSFLKKGGLITHNRAYRREKPSEYNKRRRTTNIEKKHICTECGKSFCRKSVLILHQGIHTEEKPYQCHQCGNSFRRKSYLIDHQRTHTGEKPFVCNECGKSFRLKTALTDHQRTHTGEKSYECPQCRNAFRLKSHLIRHQRTHTGEKPYECNDCGKSFRQKTTLSLHQRIHTGEKPYICKECGKSFHQKANLTVHQRTHTGEKPYICNECGKSFSQKTTLALHEKTHNEEKPYICNECGKSFRQKTTLVAHQRTHTGEKSYECPHCGKAFRMKSYLIDHHRTHTGEKPYECNECGKSFSQKTNLNLHQRIHTGEKPYICNECGKSFRQKATLTVHQKIHTGQKSYECPQCGKAFSRKSYLIHHQRTHTGEKPYKCNECGKCFRQKTNLIVHQRTHTGEKPYICNECGKSFSYKRNLIVHQRTHKGENMVMQ; encoded by the coding sequence AAGAAAAGTGGAAAGCTGAAGACTTTTTAGTGAAATTCAAGGAACAACAAGATAAATTTTCTAGATCAGTTGTATTAATCAACCACAAAAAACTGATTAAGGAGAACAGTAGTGCATATGAAAAGACATTTACTTTAAGCAAAAACCCTATTAATTCAAAAAACCTACCTCCTGAATATGACACtcatggaaagatttttaaaaatgtttcagaatTAATCATCAGTAATCTAAGTCCTACAAGAAAGAGACTTAGTGAGCATAATGGATATGGGAAATCACTCCTCAATACTAAGCCAGAGACAGCTCACTCTGGAGGCAAATCCCATAATCAGTGTGGTAGGACTGTCAGTCATAATGAAATGATTATGCAATATCATGAGATGGAAACTTCAGCACAGTCATTTGGATATAATGACTGTGAGAAATCCTTCCTTAAAAAAGGAGGCCTAATTACACATAATAGAGCTTACAGAAGGGAAAAACCATCTGAATATAATAAAAGGAGAAGAACAACCAATATTGAAAAAAAGCATATATGCACTGAATGTGGGAAGTCCTTCTGCAGGAAATCAGTATTGATTCTGCATCAGGGAATTCACACAGAGGAAAAACCCTACCAATGTCATCAATGTGGAAATTCATTTAGAAGGAAATCATATCTCATTGATCATCAGagaactcacactggagagaaaccctttgTTTGTAATGAATGTGGTAAGTCCTTCCGCCTAAAGACAGCCCTCACTGATCATCAGAGAACACATACAGGGGAGAAATCATATGAATGTCCACAATGTAGGAATGCCTTCAGATTGAAGTCACACCTCATTCGTCATCAGAGAACTCAcacaggagaaaaaccatatgagtGTAATGACTGTGGGAAGTCTTTCCGCCAGAAGACAACACTCTCCctacatcagagaattcatacaggagagaaaccctatatTTGTAAAGAATGTGGGAAGTCCTTTCACCAGAAGGCAAATCTTACTGTACATCAGAGAACTCATACAGGGGAAAAGCCCTATAtttgtaatgaatgtgggaaatccttcTCTCAGAAGACAACCCTCGCTCTTCATGAGAAGACTCATAATGAAGAGAAACCTTATATTTGTAATGAGTGTGGAAAATCCTTCCGCCAGAAGACAACCCTTGTGGCACATCAGAGAACACATACAGGGGAAAAATCCTATGAATGTCCTCACTGTGGGAAGGCTTTTAGAATGAAGTCGTACCTCATTGATCATCACAgaactcacacaggagagaaaccatatgaatgtaatgaatgtgggaaatccttcAGTCAGAAGACAAATCTCAAtctacatcagagaattcatacaggAGAGAAGCCCTATATTTGTAATGAGTGTGGGAAGTCTTTTCGCCAGAAAGCAACCCTCACTGTACATCAGAAAATACATACAGGGCAGAAATCCTATGAATGCCCTcagtgtgggaaagcctttagcAGGAAGTCATATCTCATTCATCATCAAAGAactcatacaggagagaaaccatacaagtgtaatgaatgtgggaagtGCTTCCGCCAGAAGACAAATCTCATTGTACATCAGAGAACTCATACAGGGGAGAAGCCTTATATTTGTAATGAGTGTGGTAAGTCCTTCAGTTATAAGAGAAACCTTATTGTCCATCAAAGAACTCACAAGGGAGAAAACATGGTAATGCAGTAA